In the Leptospira johnsonii genome, one interval contains:
- the kdpA gene encoding potassium-transporting ATPase subunit KdpA, giving the protein MNGNDSIFFFLYFTVLFLLSPFLGIYIAEVLKGEISKRFTFLSKFESFLYKISGIKEDQNSDWKVYLFDIGIFTLLSLSLVVLGLHFQDLLPGNPEGKSGVAWDLAWNTSVSFVTNTNWQAYSGEVSLSYLSQMLLLGVQNFVSAGTGIAVLAAMARGMISKPNDSSGIGNFYIDLTRSILYILLPISILVAFVLVSQGVVMDFSKYVDSIGIEGHSVKIPLGPAASQIAIKQLGTNGGGFFGVNSAHPFENPTVFSSWLQCILILLLPGALPFAYGRWVGSWKAGLSIFFGMTLLFFLSLSISLWSEGLFAGNWEGKETRFGVAQSVLWGMATTAASNGSVNAMHDSFSPLAGGLAVWNILLGEVVFGGVGVGLIGMLFYVVLTVFIAGLMVGRTPEYLGKKIESKEVKLALMGVLVPGLCILLFTAFSLLHESALSSRTNSGPHGLTEILYAFASASGNNGSAFAGLNVNTPFYNLSLSFCMLVGRFAVIIPALGLGGALFGKKIAPKGEGTFSTESPLFVLLLLSVIFLVGALTFLPVLVLGPGSEHILLHSGSKF; this is encoded by the coding sequence ATGAACGGAAACGACTCGATCTTCTTCTTTTTATACTTTACGGTTTTATTTCTTCTTTCTCCCTTTTTAGGAATTTATATAGCAGAGGTCCTCAAGGGAGAAATTTCCAAACGGTTTACCTTCCTTTCTAAATTCGAATCATTTCTATATAAGATTTCGGGGATCAAGGAAGATCAGAACTCGGATTGGAAAGTGTATCTATTCGATATTGGGATTTTTACACTATTAAGTTTGTCCCTGGTTGTGCTTGGCCTTCATTTTCAAGACCTTCTTCCTGGAAATCCGGAAGGTAAATCTGGAGTAGCTTGGGACCTGGCGTGGAATACGTCGGTTAGTTTTGTTACGAACACGAATTGGCAGGCATATTCTGGAGAAGTTTCTCTCTCTTACTTAAGCCAGATGTTACTCTTAGGAGTGCAGAATTTTGTGAGTGCCGGGACAGGAATCGCAGTATTAGCAGCCATGGCAAGGGGAATGATCTCTAAGCCAAATGATTCTTCCGGGATAGGGAACTTTTATATAGATCTAACCAGAAGTATATTATATATTCTTTTACCGATTTCCATCTTAGTAGCGTTCGTTTTAGTTTCCCAAGGTGTGGTCATGGATTTTTCCAAATACGTGGACTCAATTGGGATCGAAGGCCATTCCGTAAAGATCCCTCTCGGGCCTGCCGCTTCTCAGATTGCGATCAAACAATTGGGAACGAACGGCGGCGGATTTTTCGGTGTAAACTCCGCCCATCCTTTCGAGAACCCTACTGTTTTTTCTAGTTGGTTGCAATGTATTTTGATCCTACTTCTTCCGGGTGCATTACCTTTTGCTTATGGAAGATGGGTTGGCTCCTGGAAGGCAGGTCTTTCTATCTTTTTTGGAATGACTCTTCTCTTTTTCCTAAGTCTTTCCATATCTCTTTGGTCAGAAGGTCTCTTTGCCGGAAATTGGGAAGGAAAAGAGACCAGATTCGGAGTGGCCCAAAGTGTTCTTTGGGGAATGGCAACTACGGCAGCTTCTAACGGTTCTGTAAATGCGATGCATGACAGTTTTTCTCCTCTTGCGGGAGGGTTAGCAGTTTGGAATATTCTTCTGGGAGAAGTTGTATTCGGAGGAGTGGGTGTCGGGCTTATCGGAATGTTATTCTATGTGGTTCTTACCGTATTTATCGCAGGACTCATGGTAGGAAGAACTCCCGAATATTTAGGAAAGAAGATAGAATCAAAAGAAGTAAAACTTGCCCTTATGGGAGTTTTGGTCCCTGGGCTTTGTATTCTTTTATTCACTGCATTTTCACTTCTACATGAATCTGCTCTTTCTTCCAGAACGAATTCGGGACCTCATGGTCTGACAGAAATTTTATACGCATTCGCTTCCGCTTCCGGAAACAACGGATCTGCATTTGCAGGTTTGAATGTGAATACTCCATTTTACAATTTATCCCTTTCTTTTTGCATGTTGGTGGGAAGATTTGCGGTGATCATTCCTGCTTTGGGGCTCGGCGGAGCCTTATTCGGCAAAAAGATCGCTCCAAAGGGAGAAGGTACATTCTCAACAGAAAGTCCTTTGTTTGTGTTACTTCTTCTTTCCGTGATCTTCTTGGTAGGAGCTCTAACATTCCTGCCTGTTTTGGTTTTAGGACCCGGAAGTGAGCATATTCTTTTGCATTCCGGTTCGAAATTTTAA
- a CDS encoding potassium-transporting ATPase subunit F, producing MTNSKKPVRFLGIDGKISAWEEFLSYTFLIVLVIALCGYLSFSILKPEKF from the coding sequence TTGACGAATTCCAAAAAACCGGTTAGGTTTTTGGGAATAGACGGAAAAATTTCCGCCTGGGAGGAATTCTTGTCTTATACATTTCTAATCGTTTTAGTAATAGCGTTATGCGGTTATCTATCCTTCTCCATTTTAAAACCGGAAAAATTTTAG
- the kdpB gene encoding potassium-transporting ATPase subunit KdpB produces the protein MKNKKSSFFQDPKSVFKAILDSFIKLDPRVQWKNPVMFIVYIGAILSSYDIIFHPVNLGFGLQISIWLWATVLFANFAEALAEGRGKAKAESLKKTRKESKANKLSGSSVLIVPSSELRTGDKVVCQSGDLIPGDGEVVEGIASVDESAITGESAPVIRESGGDRSAVTGGTKVLSDRIVVQITTDPGKTFIDKMISLVEGASRQKTPNEIALSILLSALSLVFLVAITSLVPAVFYSQKEGGGDLGLAGSFPALVGLLVCLIPTTIGGLLSAIGISGMDRLMRRNVIAKSGRAIEAAGDIDVLLLDKTGTITLGNRMATRFVPAPGISEKDLADAAQLASLSDETPEGRSIVVLAKEKFDLRGRNLAELGGKFVPFTAKSKMSGVDFEPDSEGKTRPMIRKGASESIRNHITGLGGEYPKEILDIVDEIAREGGTPLVVSEGREILGVIHLKDIVKGGIKERFARLRQMGIRTVMITGDNPLTAAAIAAEAGVDDFIAEATPETKLKRIREEQTGGKLVAMIGDGTNDAPALAQADVGVAMNTGTQTAREAGNMIDLDSNPTKLIEIVEIGKQLLMTRGSLTTFSIANDVSKYFVILPAMFAGLFPIGGIGALSVLNILGFASPESAVLSAVIFNALIMVFLVPLALKGVSYRPAGADSVLARNVFIYGFGGLILPFFGIKGIDLVLSFTKGVFG, from the coding sequence ATGAAAAACAAAAAGTCTTCTTTTTTCCAGGATCCAAAGTCGGTATTCAAAGCAATTCTAGATTCTTTCATAAAATTGGATCCTAGGGTCCAATGGAAAAATCCTGTAATGTTTATAGTGTATATAGGAGCAATATTAAGCTCTTATGATATTATATTTCATCCTGTAAATTTAGGTTTCGGTTTACAGATCTCAATTTGGTTATGGGCTACAGTTTTATTCGCTAATTTTGCAGAAGCATTGGCGGAAGGCAGGGGGAAAGCAAAGGCAGAGTCCTTGAAAAAAACGAGAAAGGAATCCAAGGCGAATAAATTAAGTGGGAGTTCCGTACTTATAGTTCCTTCTTCCGAGTTAAGAACGGGAGACAAGGTAGTTTGCCAATCGGGTGATCTGATCCCTGGCGATGGTGAGGTCGTAGAAGGTATCGCCTCAGTCGACGAATCCGCAATTACCGGAGAATCTGCTCCAGTGATCCGAGAATCCGGAGGAGATAGGTCCGCTGTCACTGGAGGCACGAAAGTTTTAAGCGATCGAATCGTAGTTCAGATCACTACGGATCCCGGAAAAACTTTTATAGATAAAATGATCTCTCTTGTAGAAGGAGCTTCTAGACAAAAGACTCCGAACGAGATTGCACTATCCATTCTTCTTTCCGCATTATCTTTGGTGTTTTTGGTGGCGATTACGTCACTCGTTCCTGCTGTATTCTACAGCCAAAAAGAAGGAGGGGGGGATTTGGGACTCGCAGGTTCTTTTCCTGCGTTAGTTGGTCTTTTGGTATGTTTGATCCCTACTACAATTGGCGGATTGTTATCCGCGATTGGTATCAGTGGTATGGATAGACTCATGAGAAGGAACGTAATCGCTAAGTCCGGTCGAGCGATCGAAGCTGCGGGAGATATAGACGTCCTTTTATTGGACAAAACAGGGACCATCACTTTGGGGAATAGAATGGCCACCAGATTTGTTCCTGCTCCAGGAATTTCAGAAAAGGATTTAGCAGATGCAGCACAACTTGCATCTCTTTCAGACGAAACACCGGAAGGGAGATCCATCGTAGTCTTAGCAAAAGAAAAATTCGATCTGAGAGGAAGGAACTTAGCCGAGTTAGGTGGGAAATTTGTTCCATTCACCGCTAAAAGTAAAATGAGCGGTGTAGACTTTGAGCCAGACTCGGAAGGGAAAACAAGACCTATGATCCGAAAAGGAGCTTCAGAATCTATTCGAAATCATATTACGGGTTTAGGTGGGGAGTATCCGAAAGAGATTTTGGATATTGTAGATGAGATTGCGAGGGAAGGAGGAACTCCTTTAGTTGTTTCTGAAGGTAGAGAAATTTTGGGGGTCATTCATCTAAAAGATATAGTAAAAGGTGGGATCAAGGAAAGATTTGCAAGGCTCAGGCAAATGGGGATCAGAACAGTGATGATCACTGGAGACAATCCTCTGACTGCTGCAGCAATTGCTGCGGAAGCGGGAGTGGACGACTTTATAGCAGAAGCGACACCCGAAACAAAACTAAAACGTATCCGTGAAGAACAGACTGGCGGAAAACTCGTGGCTATGATAGGGGACGGAACAAACGATGCACCTGCCTTAGCGCAAGCAGATGTGGGTGTTGCGATGAATACAGGCACCCAAACCGCGAGAGAAGCGGGAAATATGATCGATCTGGATAGTAATCCAACTAAACTTATAGAGATCGTGGAGATTGGAAAACAACTCTTGATGACAAGGGGTTCTTTGACAACTTTCAGCATCGCAAACGATGTATCTAAATATTTTGTGATCTTGCCAGCTATGTTTGCAGGTTTATTTCCAATAGGTGGAATAGGTGCTTTATCTGTTTTGAATATTCTAGGTTTTGCAAGTCCTGAATCTGCAGTTTTAAGCGCCGTCATCTTTAATGCCTTGATCATGGTGTTTTTAGTTCCTCTTGCATTAAAGGGTGTGAGTTATAGGCCTGCAGGTGCGGATTCCGTTTTGGCTCGAAATGTATTTATCTATGGATTTGGTGGACTCA